In one Rutidosis leptorrhynchoides isolate AG116_Rl617_1_P2 chromosome 8, CSIRO_AGI_Rlap_v1, whole genome shotgun sequence genomic region, the following are encoded:
- the LOC139861203 gene encoding ATPase family AAA domain-containing protein FIGL1-like, producing the protein MKNLVKDASMGPLREALKQGTDITTLQKDDMRPVTLVDFKNALKEVRPSVSVNELDTYVHWNNQFGSMAPPSSM; encoded by the exons ATGAAGAATTTAGTGAAAGATGCTTCAATGGGTCCACTGAGGGAGGCTTTGAAACAAGGCACTGATATCACTACACTTCAAAAGGACGATATGAGACCAGTTACTTTAGTG GACTTCAAAAATGCACTGAAAGAGGTGAGACCTTCTGTTTCTGTTAATGAACTTGACACGTATGTGCACTGGAACAATCAATTTGGGAGCATGGCACCCCCATCAAGCATGTAG